Proteins encoded in a region of the Limanda limanda chromosome 17, fLimLim1.1, whole genome shotgun sequence genome:
- the s1pr2 gene encoding sphingosine 1-phosphate receptor 2 — MNLCRKATVLCQPVTMRSKYSEYYNQSLIRAYYAYAKNKTEQELENYYKTKKQLGTLNIVIVVLCTIIILENLLVLLAVCRNKKFHTAMFFFIGNLAFSDLLAGSAYIANIFLSGQNTFNLLPVQWFIREGTAFIALAASVFSLLAIAIERYTAITKVKVYGSTKTCRMFILIGACWVTSILLGGLPIIGWNCIDNQPECSAVLPLYSKKYIVFVVTIFSLILLSIVILYVKIYLIVRSSHHEATHSPAYSLLKTVTIVLGVFIMCWLPAFTILLLDSSCGIQFCNILSKADLFFGFATLNSALNPVIYTLRSKDMRKEFLRVLCCWGVLQSGRPNDRCLVPLKSSSSLEHCTNKHEHQSIPIMQDCTTCV, encoded by the coding sequence ATGAATCTTTGCCGTAAAGCCACCGTGCTCTGCCAGCCCGTCACCATGAGGAGCAAGTATTCCGAGTATTACAATCAGAGTCTCATCCGCGCGTACTATGCGTACGCAAAGAACAAGACCGAGCAGGAGCTGGAAAATTACTATAAGACTAAAAAGCAGCTCGGCACCCTCAACATCGTCATCGTGGTCCTCTGCACCATCATCATCCTGGAGAACCTGCTGGTCCTCCTCGCCGTCTGCCGCAACAAGAAGTTCCACACCGCCATGTTTTTCTTCATCGGCAACCTGGCGTTCTCTGACCTGCTGGCAGGCTCGGCCTACATAGCCAACATTTTTCTATCAGGGCAGAACACTTTTAATCTGCTGCCTGTGCAGTGGTTCATCCGGGAGGGCACGGCGTTCATCGCTCTGGCGGCTTCTGTTTTCAGCTTGCTAGCGATAGCCATAGAGCGCTACACAGCCATTACCAAGGTGAAGGTGTACGGCTCCACCAAAACGTGCCGCATGTTCATCCTGATAGGAGCATGTTGGGTCACCTCCATCCTGCTCGGAGGACTACCCATCATCGGCTGGAACTGCATCGACAACCAACCCGAATGCTCGGCCGTGTTGCCCCTCTACTCCAAGAAATACATTGTCTTTGTCGTGACCATTTTCAGCCTCATATTGCTCTCTATTGTCATCCTTTATGTGAAGATCTATTTGATTGTACGCTCCAGCCACCACGAAGCCACCCACTCACCGGCCTACTCCCTTTTGAAAACAGTCACGATAGTGCTGGGTGTCTTCATCATGTGCTGGCTGCCAGCTTTTACCATCCTCCTCCTTGACTCATCCTGTGGCATACAGTTCTGCAATATCCTCTCCAAAGCAGACCTCTTTTTTGGCTTTGCCACCCTGAACTCAGCTCTTAACCCAGTCATCTACACGCTGCGCAGCAAGGACATGAGGAAGGAGTTCCTGCGCGTGCTGTGCTGCTGGGGGGTGCTGCAGAGCGGGCGGCCCAACGACCGCTGTCTGGTCCCGCTAAAGAGCTCCAGCTCCCTGGAACACTGCaccaacaaacacgaacaccaGAGCATACCCATCATGCAAGATTGTACCACCTGTGTCTAA